DNA sequence from the Roseofilum casamattae BLCC-M143 genome:
AGGTAGAGTGGAAAAAGTCAACAAACCATGCCAGCCAAACGATATATAGTGTCTCTGACAGAGGAAGAACGGCAAGAGTTAGAAAAACTGACGAAAACCGGAAAAGCAGCAGCCCGAAAAATTAATCATGCACGAATATTACTGAAAGCAGATATAAATCAATCGGGAGGAGGATGGAAAGATAGTGAAATCGCGTCAGCTTTAGATGTGAGTATAAGAACGATTGAAAGAGTGCGACAAAGATGGATGGAAGAAGGTTTAGAAAAAGCCATCAATCCCCGGCCTCACCCAGAATCAAAACTAAAAAAAATAGATGGAGAAACGGAAGCGCATTTAATCGCGTTAGCCTGTTCTCCAGCTCCTGAAGGATATAGTA
Encoded proteins:
- a CDS encoding helix-turn-helix domain-containing protein translates to MPAKRYIVSLTEEERQELEKLTKTGKAAARKINHARILLKADINQSGGGWKDSEIASALDVSIRTIERVRQRWMEEGLEKAINPRPHPESKLKKIDGETEAHLIALACSPAPEGYS